A stretch of DNA from Bacillus alveayuensis:
GATGAAGATATGAAAATAGATTTTCATGAATCAGCGCATACATATATGTTAATAAGCCCACAGCAAGTATTAAATCCTCGAATGAGCTGTGTTGTGAAATGAGGTTTAAGAAATGAAGGATCGATTACAATCATTAAAAAATATTGCTTTAAATAAAACGTGGGTATCATTTCTATATGAAAATCATCCATATAGTTTAATGCATTGGTCAATAGGAGGAATGGAACAAAATCCAAAAGATGTATGGCTCCTTCAAGACGAAATGACATTTGAAGCGAAGGAATTCCCTACCATTGACGAGGCGTTAACGTGGATTGGGGAAAATATGAAGAATATTACCGATATATTAGGATAAGCGGATCAGCAAATGTTGCCTGATCCTTTGTATGTACATACGGTTTATTCATAAAAAGTGACCATAACAATCTGGATGACAACCTAAAGATTCCTTTTCACGAAATGGAAGAAAGGAAAAGAAAAGGGACTGTC
This window harbors:
- a CDS encoding putative membrane protein YkgB (product_source=COG3059; cog=COG3059; pfam=PF10827), with product MKDRLQSLKNIALNKTWVSFLYENHPYSLMHWSIGGMEQNPKDVWLLQDEMTFEAKEFPTIDEALTWIGENMKNITDILG